A genomic stretch from Flavobacterium sp. KS-LB2 includes:
- a CDS encoding gliding motility-associated protein GldE: MDPEPSLFFSYAIDANVVFGFVGIAILLFCSALISGAEVALFSLSQKDIDEIVQENNSKGKIISELLAKPKKLVATLLVANNFINISIILLFSVVGKTIFSAVTVPLLKFILEVLIAAFLILLFGQVLPKVYASRNNIKFAKLIVYPIAFLDTLLSPISLPMRAATIYLHNKLGKQKTNFSVDQLSQALELTSSDETSTEEQKILEGIVSFGNTDTRQVMSPRIDIFALEIDESFTAICPKIIEKGYSRIPVYRDNIDQIEGVLYVKDLLPHINTNEFDWKSLLREPFFVPENKKLDNLLKDFQSMKSHLAIVVDEYGGTSGLVSLEDVIEEIVGDISDEFDDENINFSQIDDNNYLFEGKVNLKDFYRIIDVDEELFEIKKGEAETLAGFILEILGNFPKKNQKITFENYLFTIESVDQKRVKQIKVTIE; encoded by the coding sequence TTGGACCCAGAGCCCAGTTTATTTTTCTCATACGCTATTGATGCTAATGTAGTGTTTGGTTTTGTAGGAATTGCCATTTTGCTGTTTTGTTCCGCATTAATTTCAGGAGCTGAAGTAGCCTTGTTTTCGTTGTCACAAAAAGACATCGACGAAATAGTACAGGAAAATAACTCTAAAGGGAAAATTATTTCGGAACTTTTAGCAAAACCCAAAAAATTGGTTGCAACGCTTCTGGTTGCGAATAATTTCATCAATATCTCCATAATACTTTTGTTTTCGGTAGTTGGAAAAACGATTTTTTCGGCAGTAACAGTACCACTTTTAAAATTTATTCTAGAAGTATTAATCGCTGCTTTTTTAATTTTATTATTCGGTCAGGTCTTGCCGAAAGTGTATGCCAGCAGAAACAATATAAAGTTTGCTAAACTGATTGTCTATCCAATTGCTTTTTTGGACACATTGCTTTCGCCAATAAGTTTGCCCATGCGCGCTGCCACAATTTATTTGCATAACAAATTAGGAAAGCAAAAAACAAATTTCTCTGTCGATCAATTGTCTCAAGCGTTGGAATTAACCTCTTCGGATGAGACTTCTACCGAAGAACAAAAAATTTTAGAAGGAATTGTAAGCTTTGGAAATACCGATACCAGACAAGTGATGAGTCCGCGAATTGATATTTTTGCTTTAGAAATAGACGAGTCTTTTACCGCAATTTGTCCCAAAATCATAGAAAAAGGATATTCCAGAATTCCGGTTTATCGGGACAATATAGACCAGATAGAAGGCGTTTTGTATGTCAAAGATTTATTGCCACATATTAATACCAATGAATTTGACTGGAAATCGTTGTTGCGAGAGCCTTTCTTTGTTCCAGAAAACAAAAAACTGGACAATTTGCTGAAAGATTTTCAAAGTATGAAAAGTCATTTGGCTATAGTAGTTGATGAATATGGAGGAACTTCTGGGTTAGTTTCTTTGGAAGATGTTATTGAAGAAATTGTAGGCGATATTAGTGATGAATTTGATGATGAAAATATTAATTTTTCACAAATTGATGATAATAATTATCTTTTTGAAGGAAAAGTAAATCTCAAGGATTTCTACAGAATAATTGATGTTGATGAAGAGTTATTCGAAATCAAAAAAGGAGAAGCGGAGACACTAGCTGGTTTTATTCTTGAAATTTTAGGTAATTTCCCCAAAAAAAATCAAAAAATTACCTTCGAAAATTATCTCTTTACCATAGAATCGGTAGATCAAAAAAGAGTAAAGCAAATAAAAGTAACGATTGAATAA
- the gldD gene encoding gliding motility lipoprotein GldD: MVKKRIAFSAIIAVSFLSFSCKDDVLPKPSSYLRLDYPEAKYVNFENECPFAFEMNADAIIKKETDCGFTITYPKMKATIYLTYKPVAKNINQLLGDAQKLTYEHVIKADDILEQPYLNSDKKVYGMFYQVEGNAATNSQFYVTDSTKHFVTGSVYFYAKPNYDSIMPAASYIKNDMQRLMETLKWK, translated from the coding sequence ATGGTAAAAAAAAGAATCGCTTTTTCGGCAATAATTGCAGTCTCATTCTTGAGTTTTAGTTGTAAAGATGATGTCTTACCAAAACCATCAAGCTATTTGCGATTGGATTACCCGGAAGCCAAATATGTAAATTTTGAGAACGAATGCCCTTTTGCTTTCGAAATGAATGCGGATGCTATTATCAAAAAAGAGACCGATTGTGGCTTTACGATTACATATCCAAAAATGAAAGCGACTATTTATCTCACCTATAAACCCGTTGCGAAAAACATCAATCAACTGTTGGGTGATGCACAAAAATTGACCTATGAGCATGTGATTAAAGCAGATGATATTCTAGAGCAACCGTATTTGAATTCCGATAAAAAAGTCTATGGAATGTTTTATCAGGTAGAAGGAAATGCGGCAACAAATTCACAGTTTTATGTTACTGATAGTACTAAACATTTTGTAACAGGCTCAGTTTATTTCTATGCAAAACCCAATTACGATTCTATTATGCCAGCAGCCAGTTACATCAAAAATGACATGCAGCGACTGATGGAAACCCTGAAATGGAAATAA
- the mutY gene encoding A/G-specific adenine glycosylase gives MIFSNLLIQWYLQNKRDLPWRNTTNPYPIWLSEIMLQQTRVAQGMPYFLSFTTAFPTVFDLAKANEEQVLKLWQGLGYYSRARNLHQTAQHIAFNLSGIFPDTYNDLLKLKGVGEYTAAAIASFSYNEAVPVVDGNVFRVLSRYFDMDTDIAQASAKKEFAALAFELMPKDNPATFNQAIMEFGALQCVPKSPNCGICVFNESCAALQKNKVDQLPVKSKKLKVRNRYFNYLVLEDETGNTVIQKRTDKGIWHNLYEFPLIETEKEEDFETVAAFIQKDFSDQYEIISILEYNEKSIIHKLSHQHLHIKFWKVKIEGTIENGIDGGTLRTFPFPIVIHNFIEKDL, from the coding sequence ATGATTTTTTCTAACTTGCTAATACAATGGTATTTACAAAATAAACGTGATTTACCTTGGCGAAATACTACCAATCCATACCCTATTTGGCTCTCTGAAATCATGTTACAACAAACTCGTGTTGCACAAGGAATGCCTTATTTTTTATCTTTTACAACCGCTTTTCCTACTGTTTTTGATTTGGCGAAAGCCAATGAAGAACAAGTTTTGAAACTTTGGCAAGGATTAGGATATTATTCTAGAGCTCGAAACTTGCATCAAACTGCACAGCATATCGCTTTTAATTTGTCGGGAATTTTTCCGGACACATATAATGACTTATTGAAATTAAAAGGAGTAGGAGAATATACTGCAGCGGCGATTGCTTCTTTCTCCTATAATGAAGCCGTTCCGGTGGTTGATGGGAACGTGTTCCGGGTTTTGTCTCGTTATTTTGATATGGATACGGATATTGCTCAGGCTTCTGCCAAAAAAGAATTCGCTGCTTTGGCTTTCGAACTCATGCCAAAGGATAATCCTGCAACGTTCAATCAAGCCATTATGGAGTTTGGCGCGTTGCAATGCGTTCCTAAAAGTCCGAATTGCGGTATTTGTGTTTTCAACGAAAGTTGTGCTGCTTTACAAAAAAATAAAGTTGACCAATTGCCGGTAAAGTCCAAAAAACTTAAAGTTAGGAACCGATACTTTAATTATTTGGTTCTTGAAGATGAAACGGGAAATACAGTTATCCAGAAACGAACGGACAAAGGGATTTGGCACAACTTATATGAATTCCCTTTGATAGAAACAGAAAAAGAAGAAGATTTTGAAACTGTTGCTGCTTTTATACAAAAGGATTTTAGCGACCAATATGAAATTATAAGTATATTAGAATACAACGAAAAAAGCATCATTCATAAATTGTCACACCAGCATTTGCATATCAAGTTTTGGAAAGTGAAAATTGAAGGAACAATTGAAAACGGAATTGATGGGGGAACTTTGAGAACTTTTCCTTTCCCAATTGTGATTCATAATTTTATTGAAAAGGATTTATAG
- a CDS encoding single-stranded DNA-binding protein, with protein sequence MNGTLNKVMLIGFLGDDIKMHYFDGGNCIGRFQLATNEVYINKTTNEKITSTEWHNLVVRNKAAELCEKYLSKGDKIYVEGRIKSRQWQSEDGSTKHTTEIQVTEFTFLSTKKDSESNKQIPVPDVPKNTNFDPENNVLPINDLPF encoded by the coding sequence ATGAACGGAACATTAAATAAGGTTATGCTAATTGGATTTCTTGGTGATGATATCAAAATGCATTATTTCGACGGAGGCAATTGTATCGGAAGATTTCAGTTGGCAACAAACGAAGTGTATATCAATAAAACCACCAATGAAAAAATCACTTCTACGGAGTGGCATAATTTGGTAGTACGCAATAAAGCGGCTGAACTTTGTGAAAAATACCTTTCTAAAGGAGATAAAATCTACGTGGAAGGTCGCATTAAGTCACGTCAATGGCAATCAGAAGACGGAAGTACGAAACACACCACTGAAATTCAGGTAACTGAATTTACTTTTCTTTCTACAAAGAAAGATAGTGAAAGTAACAAACAAATTCCTGTACCTGATGTTCCAAAAAATACTAATTTTGACCCAGAAAATAATGTCTTGCCTATTAATGACTTGCCATTTTGA
- a CDS encoding DMT family transporter — MESKQLKWVYLMVLALVWGSSFILIKKGLIGLTALQLGSLRIIFAAIFLVLIGFKSLSKIPKFKWKYIALTSMFGTFIPAYLFAIAQTEIDSSVSSILNSLTPLNTLILGALVFGLQFKRNQIFGILIGLIGSALLILNGAIHHPEQNYYYAILVLIASICYAVNVNLIKKYLHDLSPLSITTGNFMVLFFPAFIILFLSGFFEVVHDVKVQESVLFIMILGVVGTGIANILFFKLIQMSSPVFATSVTYLIPVVAFCWGLLDHEMLTPVQFFGAFIILIGVYLSAKK, encoded by the coding sequence ATGGAATCAAAGCAGTTAAAATGGGTGTACTTGATGGTTCTTGCCTTAGTTTGGGGGAGTTCATTTATATTAATTAAAAAAGGACTAATAGGTTTGACAGCTTTGCAATTAGGATCGTTGCGAATTATTTTTGCAGCTATTTTTTTAGTGCTGATAGGGTTTAAAAGTTTGTCAAAGATTCCAAAGTTTAAATGGAAGTATATTGCCTTGACCTCAATGTTTGGAACGTTTATTCCTGCTTATTTATTTGCTATTGCCCAAACCGAAATTGATAGCTCTGTAAGTTCTATTTTGAATTCTCTGACTCCTTTGAATACATTAATTTTAGGAGCTTTGGTTTTTGGATTGCAATTCAAAAGAAATCAGATTTTTGGAATTCTAATTGGTTTAATAGGAAGTGCATTGTTGATTTTGAACGGTGCAATTCATCATCCAGAACAAAACTATTATTATGCTATTTTGGTTTTAATAGCTTCAATATGTTATGCCGTCAATGTGAATTTAATCAAGAAATATTTACATGATTTGAGTCCGTTGAGTATTACTACCGGTAATTTTATGGTGTTGTTTTTTCCGGCATTCATAATCTTGTTTTTATCCGGTTTCTTTGAAGTGGTTCATGATGTGAAAGTACAGGAATCGGTTTTGTTTATAATGATTCTTGGGGTTGTAGGAACTGGAATTGCGAATATTCTGTTCTTTAAACTCATCCAAATGTCTTCGCCCGTTTTTGCTACTTCTGTTACTTATTTGATTCCTGTTGTTGCTTTTTGTTGGGGATTATTAGACCATGAAATGCTTACGCCAGTGCAGTTTTTTGGTGCTTTTATTATTTTAATCGGAGTGTATTTGTCAGCGAAAAAATAG
- a CDS encoding heavy-metal-associated domain-containing protein, whose protein sequence is MMNFKKSIVTLVLASVLFVGCKEKESETVSKETTETAAPKVKKEIAAANLQTASFSVEGMTCAVGCAKTIQEDLTGLDGVQKATVDFDTKLATVTFDKTVQTPAKLTKVVEAAADGKTYKVSNMKS, encoded by the coding sequence ATGATGAATTTCAAAAAATCAATCGTAACACTAGTGCTTGCAAGTGTTTTATTTGTAGGCTGCAAAGAAAAAGAATCGGAAACTGTTTCAAAAGAAACTACTGAAACAGCAGCTCCAAAAGTTAAAAAGGAAATTGCAGCTGCCAATCTTCAAACAGCGAGTTTCTCTGTAGAGGGAATGACTTGCGCTGTGGGTTGTGCCAAAACAATTCAAGAAGATTTGACCGGACTAGATGGCGTTCAAAAAGCAACGGTAGATTTTGACACAAAATTAGCCACCGTAACCTTTGACAAAACAGTTCAAACTCCAGCTAAATTGACCAAAGTTGTCGAAGCCGCTGCTGATGGAAAAACATACAAAGTTTCGAATATGAAGTCGTAA
- a CDS encoding HU family DNA-binding protein, with product MTKADIVAKISEKLGLEKGDVQATVETFMNEVKNSLETGDNVYLRGFGSFIVKTRAEKTGRNISKNTTIKIPAHNIPAFKPAKVFVEGVKTNNEAK from the coding sequence ATGACGAAAGCAGATATCGTAGCGAAAATTTCAGAAAAATTAGGTCTTGAAAAAGGAGATGTTCAGGCAACTGTAGAGACTTTTATGAATGAAGTAAAAAATTCATTAGAAACTGGAGACAATGTATATTTAAGAGGTTTTGGAAGTTTTATAGTGAAGACTAGAGCGGAGAAAACAGGAAGAAATATTTCTAAGAATACGACAATAAAAATTCCTGCACACAACATTCCTGCATTCAAACCTGCAAAAGTTTTTGTAGAAGGAGTGAAAACAAATAACGAAGCAAAATAA